One stretch of Eupeodes corollae chromosome 2, idEupCoro1.1, whole genome shotgun sequence DNA includes these proteins:
- the LOC129944167 gene encoding choline transporter-like 2 isoform X1, protein MPGCCCSESDDESRAVENSEYSEQITLLKYGERLQYDRKFKGPLSKRSCTDVFCLLIFVIFLAAWGYIGHYAVRNGDLNKLLVPTDSFNRKCGVDAAVKDKKYLFFFNLEKCIDPLVPITGCPTPQVCVSQCPTETFVWDNVKNKLSVDDLKQKLICQTDAYKSSINSIDDAEKAILSNRCARWYVKSKPFGNRCIWDFAADTCENIPLYLRDASLQSLKMTPKSSSFVAFPTTENSKRNGGDILVKKFNNLERTNHQLREPVEEIVDCGTRYQLGEVIKQKVQKSNSYVTRLTGNLIQHFYKGENAQQVGEKVVEDIISSWPTIFLVLVVTMAASLIFIALMRWVATPLVWLSILGVLVGLGFGVYFSIGQYKYWKNTTAVPNHSLNLSSTVKNIFQDAKLWLYASIILGIVFVVIFLLVIVLRSRIRIAVALVKEGSKAVSCVVATVFFPIFPWFLFMCTISISVVIGLFLASVGDPSFIVTRSAESTEDCRCEGIATNYTRGAACDPVIFQNHCFLKPSSFALFSGQNNPCIETGCFFEGIGNPKIVSYFQIYNFIGFLWLSFFISALGEMVLAATFATWYWTFHKSDVPYFVLSQAFGRTVRYHLGTVALGAFILTICRFIRVVLEYIDQKLKKFDNSVTRGILCCMKCFFWCLENFLRFINKNAYIMCAIHGKNFCASAKDSFNLLMRNFLRVIAVDKVTDFLFFLSKLLLTGAAGVGTYYYFENTPTEPALNYIAVPITIVVIATFLITSVFFGVYSMAVDTLFLCFLEDCERNDGSEEKPYFMSKQLMKILRKRNKMPTP, encoded by the exons ATGCCTGGTTGTTGTTGTAGTGAATCCGACGACGAAAGTAGGGCTGTAGAAAATAGTGAATACTCTGAACAaataacattattaaaatacg gtgAACGTTTGCAATATGATCGGAAATTTAAGGGACCGCTCTCGAAACGATCGTGCACTGATGTGTTCTGTTTACTAATTTTTGTCATCTTCCTGGCAGCTTGGGGCTACATTGGTCATTACG CTGTTCGAAATGGtgatttgaataaattactCGTTCCGACGGATTCGTTTAATAGAAAATGCGGGGTTGATGCTGCTgtaaaagacaaaaaatatttgtttttcttcaacttGGAGAAATGTATCGATCCATTAGTGCCAATTACTGGTTGTCCAACACCTCAAGTCTGTGTGTCGCAATGTCCCACGGAGACTTTTGTTTGggataatgttaaaaataaactgagTGTGGATGATCTCAAGCAAAAGCTTATATGCCAGACGGACGCCTATAAGAGTAGTATTAACTCAATAGATGATGCCGAAAAAGCTATATTGTCAAACCGGTGTGCCCGTTGGTATGTCAAAAGCAAGCCAT TTGGGAATAGATGCATATGGGATTTCGCAGCTGATACCTGCGAAAACATCCCACTTTATCTAAGAGATGCATCATTACAAAGTCTTAAAATGACACCGAAGTCGTCGAGCTTCGTAGCATTTCCCACGACAGagaattcaaaaagaaatggcGGTGATATTTTAGTTAAGAAATTCAATAATCTCGAACGAACAAATCATCAATTAAGAGAGCCTGTCGAAGAAATTGTCGATTGCGGAACACGCTACCAGCTTGGAgaagtaataaaacaaaaagtacaaaagtCTAATTCCTATGTGACACGTCTAACTGGGAATTTAATTCAACATTTCTACAAAGGAGAAAATGCTCAACAg gttggcGAGAAAGTTGTTGAAGATATTATAAGCTCATGGCCTACAATTTTCTTGGTTCTGGTTGTAACAATGGCAGCATCACTCATATTCATTGCTCTAATGAGATGGGTTGCGACACCGTTAGTTTGGCTGTCTATATTGGGAGTACTAGTCGGACTCGGATTTG GTGTATATTTTAGTATTGGCCAATACAAATACTGGAAGAATACCACGGCAGTTCCAAATCATTCTCTTAACCTATCGTcaactgttaaaaatattttccaggACGCAAAACTCTGGCTCTATGCATCAATAATTCTTGGCATAGTATTCGTTGTGATATTTCTTTTAGTCATTGTTCTAAGAAGTAGAATTCGAATAGCAGTAGCTTTGGTCAAGGAAGGCAGCAA GGCAGTTTCATGTGTAGTTGCAACTGTTTTCTTCCCTATTTTTCCATGGTTTTTGTTCATGTGCACAATATCAATATCGGTTGTGATTGGTCTATTCTTGGCTTCAGTTGGAGATCCATCGTTCATAGTAACACGATCAGCTGAATCGACTGAGGACTGTAGATGTGAAGGCATTGCAACAAATTACACTCGAGGAGCTGCTTGTGATCCggtgatttttcaaaaccactGCTTCCTTAAACCAAGTAGTTTTGCATTGTTCTCAGGGCAAAATAATCCATGCATTGAAACTGGGTGCTTTTTTGAAGGCATTGGAAATCCAAAGATTGTTTCGTATTTTCAA atttacaattttattggatttttgtgGTTATCATTCTTCATATCGGCATTAGGTGAGATGGTATTGGCAGCTACCTTTGCAACTTGGTATTGGACATTCCACAAATCTGATGTTCCATATTTTGTTCTGAGTCAAGCATTCGGTAGAACAGTGCGCTATCATCTTGGAACTGTGGCACTCGGAGCATTTATATTAACCATCTGTCGATTTATTCGTGTTGTTCTAGAATACATCGAtcagaaattaaagaaattcgACAATAGTGTGACAAGAGGTATCCTTTGTTGCATGAAATGCTTCTTTTGGTGTTTGGAGAACTTTTTACGTTTCATTAATAAGAACGCATACATAATGTGTGCAATCCATGGAAAAAATTTCTGCGCAAGTGCTAAGGACTCTTTTAATCTGCTAATGAGAAATTTTCTACGTGTGATAGCTGTGGACAAAGTGACTGATTTCTTGTTCTTCCTCTCGAAATTGCTTCTAACTGGTGCTGCTGGCGTCGGCACGTATTATTACTTCGAAAATACACCAACTGAACCTGCTTTAAATTATATTGCCGTTCCAATTACTATAGTTGTAATTGCAACTTTTTTGATTACAAGTGTATTTTTCGGAGTATACTCGATGGCAGTTGATACGTTGTTTTTATGTTTCT tgGAAGACTGTGAACGTAATGATGGTTCTGAAGAAAAACCATATTTTATGTCGAAGCAGCTGATGAAAATTTTACGCAAACGAAACAAAATGCCAAcgccataa
- the LOC129944167 gene encoding choline transporter-like 2 isoform X3 — MVRHDDTESIYGERLQYDRKFKGPLSKRSCTDVFCLLIFVIFLAAWGYIGHYAVRNGDLNKLLVPTDSFNRKCGVDAAVKDKKYLFFFNLEKCIDPLVPITGCPTPQVCVSQCPTETFVWDNVKNKLSVDDLKQKLICQTDAYKSSINSIDDAEKAILSNRCARWYVKSKPFGNRCIWDFAADTCENIPLYLRDASLQSLKMTPKSSSFVAFPTTENSKRNGGDILVKKFNNLERTNHQLREPVEEIVDCGTRYQLGEVIKQKVQKSNSYVTRLTGNLIQHFYKGENAQQVGEKVVEDIISSWPTIFLVLVVTMAASLIFIALMRWVATPLVWLSILGVLVGLGFGVYFSIGQYKYWKNTTAVPNHSLNLSSTVKNIFQDAKLWLYASIILGIVFVVIFLLVIVLRSRIRIAVALVKEGSKAVSCVVATVFFPIFPWFLFMCTISISVVIGLFLASVGDPSFIVTRSAESTEDCRCEGIATNYTRGAACDPVIFQNHCFLKPSSFALFSGQNNPCIETGCFFEGIGNPKIVSYFQIYNFIGFLWLSFFISALGEMVLAATFATWYWTFHKSDVPYFVLSQAFGRTVRYHLGTVALGAFILTICRFIRVVLEYIDQKLKKFDNSVTRGILCCMKCFFWCLENFLRFINKNAYIMCAIHGKNFCASAKDSFNLLMRNFLRVIAVDKVTDFLFFLSKLLLTGAAGVGTYYYFENTPTEPALNYIAVPITIVVIATFLITSVFFGVYSMAVDTLFLCFLEDCERNDGSEEKPYFMSKQLMKILRKRNKMPTP, encoded by the exons gtgAACGTTTGCAATATGATCGGAAATTTAAGGGACCGCTCTCGAAACGATCGTGCACTGATGTGTTCTGTTTACTAATTTTTGTCATCTTCCTGGCAGCTTGGGGCTACATTGGTCATTACG CTGTTCGAAATGGtgatttgaataaattactCGTTCCGACGGATTCGTTTAATAGAAAATGCGGGGTTGATGCTGCTgtaaaagacaaaaaatatttgtttttcttcaacttGGAGAAATGTATCGATCCATTAGTGCCAATTACTGGTTGTCCAACACCTCAAGTCTGTGTGTCGCAATGTCCCACGGAGACTTTTGTTTGggataatgttaaaaataaactgagTGTGGATGATCTCAAGCAAAAGCTTATATGCCAGACGGACGCCTATAAGAGTAGTATTAACTCAATAGATGATGCCGAAAAAGCTATATTGTCAAACCGGTGTGCCCGTTGGTATGTCAAAAGCAAGCCAT TTGGGAATAGATGCATATGGGATTTCGCAGCTGATACCTGCGAAAACATCCCACTTTATCTAAGAGATGCATCATTACAAAGTCTTAAAATGACACCGAAGTCGTCGAGCTTCGTAGCATTTCCCACGACAGagaattcaaaaagaaatggcGGTGATATTTTAGTTAAGAAATTCAATAATCTCGAACGAACAAATCATCAATTAAGAGAGCCTGTCGAAGAAATTGTCGATTGCGGAACACGCTACCAGCTTGGAgaagtaataaaacaaaaagtacaaaagtCTAATTCCTATGTGACACGTCTAACTGGGAATTTAATTCAACATTTCTACAAAGGAGAAAATGCTCAACAg gttggcGAGAAAGTTGTTGAAGATATTATAAGCTCATGGCCTACAATTTTCTTGGTTCTGGTTGTAACAATGGCAGCATCACTCATATTCATTGCTCTAATGAGATGGGTTGCGACACCGTTAGTTTGGCTGTCTATATTGGGAGTACTAGTCGGACTCGGATTTG GTGTATATTTTAGTATTGGCCAATACAAATACTGGAAGAATACCACGGCAGTTCCAAATCATTCTCTTAACCTATCGTcaactgttaaaaatattttccaggACGCAAAACTCTGGCTCTATGCATCAATAATTCTTGGCATAGTATTCGTTGTGATATTTCTTTTAGTCATTGTTCTAAGAAGTAGAATTCGAATAGCAGTAGCTTTGGTCAAGGAAGGCAGCAA GGCAGTTTCATGTGTAGTTGCAACTGTTTTCTTCCCTATTTTTCCATGGTTTTTGTTCATGTGCACAATATCAATATCGGTTGTGATTGGTCTATTCTTGGCTTCAGTTGGAGATCCATCGTTCATAGTAACACGATCAGCTGAATCGACTGAGGACTGTAGATGTGAAGGCATTGCAACAAATTACACTCGAGGAGCTGCTTGTGATCCggtgatttttcaaaaccactGCTTCCTTAAACCAAGTAGTTTTGCATTGTTCTCAGGGCAAAATAATCCATGCATTGAAACTGGGTGCTTTTTTGAAGGCATTGGAAATCCAAAGATTGTTTCGTATTTTCAA atttacaattttattggatttttgtgGTTATCATTCTTCATATCGGCATTAGGTGAGATGGTATTGGCAGCTACCTTTGCAACTTGGTATTGGACATTCCACAAATCTGATGTTCCATATTTTGTTCTGAGTCAAGCATTCGGTAGAACAGTGCGCTATCATCTTGGAACTGTGGCACTCGGAGCATTTATATTAACCATCTGTCGATTTATTCGTGTTGTTCTAGAATACATCGAtcagaaattaaagaaattcgACAATAGTGTGACAAGAGGTATCCTTTGTTGCATGAAATGCTTCTTTTGGTGTTTGGAGAACTTTTTACGTTTCATTAATAAGAACGCATACATAATGTGTGCAATCCATGGAAAAAATTTCTGCGCAAGTGCTAAGGACTCTTTTAATCTGCTAATGAGAAATTTTCTACGTGTGATAGCTGTGGACAAAGTGACTGATTTCTTGTTCTTCCTCTCGAAATTGCTTCTAACTGGTGCTGCTGGCGTCGGCACGTATTATTACTTCGAAAATACACCAACTGAACCTGCTTTAAATTATATTGCCGTTCCAATTACTATAGTTGTAATTGCAACTTTTTTGATTACAAGTGTATTTTTCGGAGTATACTCGATGGCAGTTGATACGTTGTTTTTATGTTTCT tgGAAGACTGTGAACGTAATGATGGTTCTGAAGAAAAACCATATTTTATGTCGAAGCAGCTGATGAAAATTTTACGCAAACGAAACAAAATGCCAAcgccataa
- the LOC129944167 gene encoding choline transporter-like 2 isoform X2 has product MLCLLVNWCCQWNKVHPKLCSGERLQYDRKFKGPLSKRSCTDVFCLLIFVIFLAAWGYIGHYAVRNGDLNKLLVPTDSFNRKCGVDAAVKDKKYLFFFNLEKCIDPLVPITGCPTPQVCVSQCPTETFVWDNVKNKLSVDDLKQKLICQTDAYKSSINSIDDAEKAILSNRCARWYVKSKPFGNRCIWDFAADTCENIPLYLRDASLQSLKMTPKSSSFVAFPTTENSKRNGGDILVKKFNNLERTNHQLREPVEEIVDCGTRYQLGEVIKQKVQKSNSYVTRLTGNLIQHFYKGENAQQVGEKVVEDIISSWPTIFLVLVVTMAASLIFIALMRWVATPLVWLSILGVLVGLGFGVYFSIGQYKYWKNTTAVPNHSLNLSSTVKNIFQDAKLWLYASIILGIVFVVIFLLVIVLRSRIRIAVALVKEGSKAVSCVVATVFFPIFPWFLFMCTISISVVIGLFLASVGDPSFIVTRSAESTEDCRCEGIATNYTRGAACDPVIFQNHCFLKPSSFALFSGQNNPCIETGCFFEGIGNPKIVSYFQIYNFIGFLWLSFFISALGEMVLAATFATWYWTFHKSDVPYFVLSQAFGRTVRYHLGTVALGAFILTICRFIRVVLEYIDQKLKKFDNSVTRGILCCMKCFFWCLENFLRFINKNAYIMCAIHGKNFCASAKDSFNLLMRNFLRVIAVDKVTDFLFFLSKLLLTGAAGVGTYYYFENTPTEPALNYIAVPITIVVIATFLITSVFFGVYSMAVDTLFLCFLEDCERNDGSEEKPYFMSKQLMKILRKRNKMPTP; this is encoded by the exons gtgAACGTTTGCAATATGATCGGAAATTTAAGGGACCGCTCTCGAAACGATCGTGCACTGATGTGTTCTGTTTACTAATTTTTGTCATCTTCCTGGCAGCTTGGGGCTACATTGGTCATTACG CTGTTCGAAATGGtgatttgaataaattactCGTTCCGACGGATTCGTTTAATAGAAAATGCGGGGTTGATGCTGCTgtaaaagacaaaaaatatttgtttttcttcaacttGGAGAAATGTATCGATCCATTAGTGCCAATTACTGGTTGTCCAACACCTCAAGTCTGTGTGTCGCAATGTCCCACGGAGACTTTTGTTTGggataatgttaaaaataaactgagTGTGGATGATCTCAAGCAAAAGCTTATATGCCAGACGGACGCCTATAAGAGTAGTATTAACTCAATAGATGATGCCGAAAAAGCTATATTGTCAAACCGGTGTGCCCGTTGGTATGTCAAAAGCAAGCCAT TTGGGAATAGATGCATATGGGATTTCGCAGCTGATACCTGCGAAAACATCCCACTTTATCTAAGAGATGCATCATTACAAAGTCTTAAAATGACACCGAAGTCGTCGAGCTTCGTAGCATTTCCCACGACAGagaattcaaaaagaaatggcGGTGATATTTTAGTTAAGAAATTCAATAATCTCGAACGAACAAATCATCAATTAAGAGAGCCTGTCGAAGAAATTGTCGATTGCGGAACACGCTACCAGCTTGGAgaagtaataaaacaaaaagtacaaaagtCTAATTCCTATGTGACACGTCTAACTGGGAATTTAATTCAACATTTCTACAAAGGAGAAAATGCTCAACAg gttggcGAGAAAGTTGTTGAAGATATTATAAGCTCATGGCCTACAATTTTCTTGGTTCTGGTTGTAACAATGGCAGCATCACTCATATTCATTGCTCTAATGAGATGGGTTGCGACACCGTTAGTTTGGCTGTCTATATTGGGAGTACTAGTCGGACTCGGATTTG GTGTATATTTTAGTATTGGCCAATACAAATACTGGAAGAATACCACGGCAGTTCCAAATCATTCTCTTAACCTATCGTcaactgttaaaaatattttccaggACGCAAAACTCTGGCTCTATGCATCAATAATTCTTGGCATAGTATTCGTTGTGATATTTCTTTTAGTCATTGTTCTAAGAAGTAGAATTCGAATAGCAGTAGCTTTGGTCAAGGAAGGCAGCAA GGCAGTTTCATGTGTAGTTGCAACTGTTTTCTTCCCTATTTTTCCATGGTTTTTGTTCATGTGCACAATATCAATATCGGTTGTGATTGGTCTATTCTTGGCTTCAGTTGGAGATCCATCGTTCATAGTAACACGATCAGCTGAATCGACTGAGGACTGTAGATGTGAAGGCATTGCAACAAATTACACTCGAGGAGCTGCTTGTGATCCggtgatttttcaaaaccactGCTTCCTTAAACCAAGTAGTTTTGCATTGTTCTCAGGGCAAAATAATCCATGCATTGAAACTGGGTGCTTTTTTGAAGGCATTGGAAATCCAAAGATTGTTTCGTATTTTCAA atttacaattttattggatttttgtgGTTATCATTCTTCATATCGGCATTAGGTGAGATGGTATTGGCAGCTACCTTTGCAACTTGGTATTGGACATTCCACAAATCTGATGTTCCATATTTTGTTCTGAGTCAAGCATTCGGTAGAACAGTGCGCTATCATCTTGGAACTGTGGCACTCGGAGCATTTATATTAACCATCTGTCGATTTATTCGTGTTGTTCTAGAATACATCGAtcagaaattaaagaaattcgACAATAGTGTGACAAGAGGTATCCTTTGTTGCATGAAATGCTTCTTTTGGTGTTTGGAGAACTTTTTACGTTTCATTAATAAGAACGCATACATAATGTGTGCAATCCATGGAAAAAATTTCTGCGCAAGTGCTAAGGACTCTTTTAATCTGCTAATGAGAAATTTTCTACGTGTGATAGCTGTGGACAAAGTGACTGATTTCTTGTTCTTCCTCTCGAAATTGCTTCTAACTGGTGCTGCTGGCGTCGGCACGTATTATTACTTCGAAAATACACCAACTGAACCTGCTTTAAATTATATTGCCGTTCCAATTACTATAGTTGTAATTGCAACTTTTTTGATTACAAGTGTATTTTTCGGAGTATACTCGATGGCAGTTGATACGTTGTTTTTATGTTTCT tgGAAGACTGTGAACGTAATGATGGTTCTGAAGAAAAACCATATTTTATGTCGAAGCAGCTGATGAAAATTTTACGCAAACGAAACAAAATGCCAAcgccataa
- the LOC129944167 gene encoding choline transporter-like 2 isoform X4 encodes MPGCCCSESDDESRAVENSEYSEQITLLKYGERLQYDRKFKGPLSKRSCTDVFCLLIFVIFLAAWGYIGHYAVRNGDLNKLLVPTDSFNRKCGVDAAVKDKKYLFFFNLEKCIDPLVPITGCPTPQVCVSQCPTETFVWDNVKNKLSVDDLKQKLICQTDAYKSSINSIDDAEKAILSNRCARWYVKSKPLSKRCVPSDVEGINRLVQDIKLSPELTKLTERMLNADLNGVGEKVVEDIISSWPTIFLVLVVTMAASLIFIALMRWVATPLVWLSILGVLVGLGFGVYFSIGQYKYWKNTTAVPNHSLNLSSTVKNIFQDAKLWLYASIILGIVFVVIFLLVIVLRSRIRIAVALVKEGSKAVSCVVATVFFPIFPWFLFMCTISISVVIGLFLASVGDPSFIVTRSAESTEDCRCEGIATNYTRGAACDPVIFQNHCFLKPSSFALFSGQNNPCIETGCFFEGIGNPKIVSYFQIYNFIGFLWLSFFISALGEMVLAATFATWYWTFHKSDVPYFVLSQAFGRTVRYHLGTVALGAFILTICRFIRVVLEYIDQKLKKFDNSVTRGILCCMKCFFWCLENFLRFINKNAYIMCAIHGKNFCASAKDSFNLLMRNFLRVIAVDKVTDFLFFLSKLLLTGAAGVGTYYYFENTPTEPALNYIAVPITIVVIATFLITSVFFGVYSMAVDTLFLCFLEDCERNDGSEEKPYFMSKQLMKILRKRNKMPTP; translated from the exons ATGCCTGGTTGTTGTTGTAGTGAATCCGACGACGAAAGTAGGGCTGTAGAAAATAGTGAATACTCTGAACAaataacattattaaaatacg gtgAACGTTTGCAATATGATCGGAAATTTAAGGGACCGCTCTCGAAACGATCGTGCACTGATGTGTTCTGTTTACTAATTTTTGTCATCTTCCTGGCAGCTTGGGGCTACATTGGTCATTACG CTGTTCGAAATGGtgatttgaataaattactCGTTCCGACGGATTCGTTTAATAGAAAATGCGGGGTTGATGCTGCTgtaaaagacaaaaaatatttgtttttcttcaacttGGAGAAATGTATCGATCCATTAGTGCCAATTACTGGTTGTCCAACACCTCAAGTCTGTGTGTCGCAATGTCCCACGGAGACTTTTGTTTGggataatgttaaaaataaactgagTGTGGATGATCTCAAGCAAAAGCTTATATGCCAGACGGACGCCTATAAGAGTAGTATTAACTCAATAGATGATGCCGAAAAAGCTATATTGTCAAACCGGTGTGCCCGTTGGTATGTCAAAAGCAAGCCAT tGTCGAAACGATGTGTACCATCGGATGTAGAAGGTATAAATCGATTGGTTCAAGACATAAAACTTTCACCAGAATTAACGAAACTCACAGAAAGAATGCTGAATGCTGATCTTAATGGG gttggcGAGAAAGTTGTTGAAGATATTATAAGCTCATGGCCTACAATTTTCTTGGTTCTGGTTGTAACAATGGCAGCATCACTCATATTCATTGCTCTAATGAGATGGGTTGCGACACCGTTAGTTTGGCTGTCTATATTGGGAGTACTAGTCGGACTCGGATTTG GTGTATATTTTAGTATTGGCCAATACAAATACTGGAAGAATACCACGGCAGTTCCAAATCATTCTCTTAACCTATCGTcaactgttaaaaatattttccaggACGCAAAACTCTGGCTCTATGCATCAATAATTCTTGGCATAGTATTCGTTGTGATATTTCTTTTAGTCATTGTTCTAAGAAGTAGAATTCGAATAGCAGTAGCTTTGGTCAAGGAAGGCAGCAA GGCAGTTTCATGTGTAGTTGCAACTGTTTTCTTCCCTATTTTTCCATGGTTTTTGTTCATGTGCACAATATCAATATCGGTTGTGATTGGTCTATTCTTGGCTTCAGTTGGAGATCCATCGTTCATAGTAACACGATCAGCTGAATCGACTGAGGACTGTAGATGTGAAGGCATTGCAACAAATTACACTCGAGGAGCTGCTTGTGATCCggtgatttttcaaaaccactGCTTCCTTAAACCAAGTAGTTTTGCATTGTTCTCAGGGCAAAATAATCCATGCATTGAAACTGGGTGCTTTTTTGAAGGCATTGGAAATCCAAAGATTGTTTCGTATTTTCAA atttacaattttattggatttttgtgGTTATCATTCTTCATATCGGCATTAGGTGAGATGGTATTGGCAGCTACCTTTGCAACTTGGTATTGGACATTCCACAAATCTGATGTTCCATATTTTGTTCTGAGTCAAGCATTCGGTAGAACAGTGCGCTATCATCTTGGAACTGTGGCACTCGGAGCATTTATATTAACCATCTGTCGATTTATTCGTGTTGTTCTAGAATACATCGAtcagaaattaaagaaattcgACAATAGTGTGACAAGAGGTATCCTTTGTTGCATGAAATGCTTCTTTTGGTGTTTGGAGAACTTTTTACGTTTCATTAATAAGAACGCATACATAATGTGTGCAATCCATGGAAAAAATTTCTGCGCAAGTGCTAAGGACTCTTTTAATCTGCTAATGAGAAATTTTCTACGTGTGATAGCTGTGGACAAAGTGACTGATTTCTTGTTCTTCCTCTCGAAATTGCTTCTAACTGGTGCTGCTGGCGTCGGCACGTATTATTACTTCGAAAATACACCAACTGAACCTGCTTTAAATTATATTGCCGTTCCAATTACTATAGTTGTAATTGCAACTTTTTTGATTACAAGTGTATTTTTCGGAGTATACTCGATGGCAGTTGATACGTTGTTTTTATGTTTCT tgGAAGACTGTGAACGTAATGATGGTTCTGAAGAAAAACCATATTTTATGTCGAAGCAGCTGATGAAAATTTTACGCAAACGAAACAAAATGCCAAcgccataa
- the LOC129946249 gene encoding protein lethal(2)k10201, with amino-acid sequence MKTEDLINHLALIDGGFKGPSDPFFESKVYFPKYMKKGVLTVEDEDNYDTKNQQEIYCNVAGCGNSFQSVAAYQSHYNSLHRYICSQCKKNLPTPHLLDLHLSENHDSYFSVLSKSKAMYQCFIEECVHKSFTAEERKDHCISAHKFPQNFRFENLCMIGGSHMTAKKNITIVDEPMNGIKSQSSKNPKNFSFGHPSGKTFNKKSYSKLLSKKESEYRNTLEDSNTVNDLLNSLPE; translated from the exons ATGAAAACAGAAGATTTAATCAATCATTTAGCCCTAATAGACGGTGGATTCAAAGGACCTTCCGACCCTTTCTTTGAAAGCAaagtttattttccaaaatatatgaaaaaaggAGTCTTAACAGTCGAAGATGAGGACAACTATGACACAAA AAACCAACAGGAAATTTATTGCAATGTAGCCGGTTGTGGAAATTCTTTTCAATCTGTCGCTGCCTATCAGAGTCACTACAACAGCCTACACAGGTACATTTGCAGTCAATGTAAGAAAAACCTTCCAACACCCCATTTATTGGATTTGCATCTTTCCGAAAACCATGATTCATATTTTTCTGTCCTATCGAAATCCAAAGCAATGTATCAATGTTTCATTGAAGAGTGCGTGCATAAGAGCTTCACAGCTGAAGAAAGAAAAGATCATTGCATCAGTGCGCATAAGTTTCCTCAGAATTTCCGATTTGAGAATCTTTGTATGATTGGTGGTAGTCATATGAcggctaaaaaaaatattaccattGTCGATGAGCCGATGAATGGGATAAAGAGTCAGTCCTCTAAAAACCCAAAGAACTTTTCATTTGGTCATCCAAGTGGGAAAACTTTCAATAAGAAAAGTTATAGCAAGCTTTTGAGTAAAAAGGAAAGTGAATATCGGAATACTTTAGAAGATTCCAATACTGTCAACGATCTGTTAAACAGTTTACCCGAATAA